The Ruminococcus bovis genome includes a region encoding these proteins:
- a CDS encoding FeoB-associated Cys-rich membrane protein, which translates to MLTWLVNNLATIIVGLIVLAVVILIVRKLRSDKKKGKSSCGGNCSGCANCQYCHHK; encoded by the coding sequence ATGCTTACATGGTTAGTAAATAATTTAGCAACAATTATAGTTGGTCTTATTGTACTTGCAGTAGTTATCTTGATTGTAAGAAAGCTACGCAGTGACAAGAAAAAAGGTAAATCTTCCTGTGGTGGTAATTGCTCAGGATGTGCAAACTGCCAATATTGCCATCATAAATAA